Proteins from a single region of Geothrix sp. PMB-07:
- a CDS encoding SDR family NAD(P)-dependent oxidoreductase produces MTLDLSHHRVLVTGGSRGIGAATVRLLSGLGARVAFTYLRHEDEALRLQTELTDQGRTVLAIRADQRRRDDAQVAVATVEAAWGGLDAFVGNAGIWAATPAELEDESVLLDILETNVTGLFRWHAEVIPALKRAGGGNLVLLSSTAGQRGEAGHGAYAASKGAVISLVKSLAPELGPHGIRVNAVAPGWVDTDMSASALRTDAAQRARIAANFPLGRIPEAEDLAGPLVFLLSPWAAAITGEVLNVNGGTVLCG; encoded by the coding sequence ATGACCCTCGATCTCTCCCACCACCGCGTCCTCGTCACCGGCGGCAGCCGGGGCATCGGCGCCGCCACCGTGCGCCTGCTCTCGGGCCTGGGCGCCCGCGTGGCCTTCACCTACCTGCGCCATGAGGACGAGGCCCTGCGCCTGCAGACCGAACTCACCGATCAGGGGCGTACCGTCCTGGCCATCCGCGCCGACCAGCGCCGCCGCGACGATGCGCAGGTGGCTGTGGCCACGGTGGAAGCCGCCTGGGGCGGGCTCGATGCCTTCGTGGGCAACGCGGGCATCTGGGCCGCCACCCCGGCGGAGCTGGAGGATGAAAGCGTGCTGCTGGACATCCTGGAAACCAACGTGACCGGCCTTTTCCGATGGCACGCCGAAGTGATCCCGGCCCTCAAGCGCGCCGGGGGCGGCAACCTGGTGCTGCTCTCGAGCACCGCCGGTCAGCGCGGCGAGGCAGGCCATGGGGCCTACGCCGCCAGCAAGGGCGCGGTCATCTCCCTGGTGAAGTCCCTGGCCCCGGAACTGGGCCCCCACGGCATCCGCGTGAACGCCGTGGCCCCCGGCTGGGTGGATACGGACATGAGCGCCTCGGCCCTGCGCACGGATGCCGCCCAGCGGGCCCGCATCGCGGCCAACTTCCCCTTGGGTCGCATTCCCGAAGCAGAGGACCTGGCCGGTCCCCTGGTCTTCCTCCTGAGCCCCTGGGCCGCCGCCATCACCGGCGAAGTGCTCAACGTGAACGGGGGCACCGTCCTCTGCGGCTAG
- a CDS encoding SDR family NAD(P)-dependent oxidoreductase, whose translation MARTILITGGSRGIGRACALHLARTEAAHLVLLGRDAAGLAATAEAVHQAGGTAETHGADVTDRARLAEVARALPPLHGLVAAAGISGMTPVDGDSDAFFDQILAADLTGPWNTVRAFLPRMGHGGRIVLVSSVLGRFGVPGYGAYCAAKHGLIGLAKALALELIDRGIVVNAVAPGWVDTDMAQTGIRQIAAATGQTEAAFRAQAEAAVPVKRFFQPEEIAHGVAWLLNPANTMQVGQCLNLDGGVVQV comes from the coding sequence ATGGCCCGAACGATCCTCATCACCGGCGGCTCCCGGGGCATCGGCCGGGCCTGCGCCCTGCACCTGGCCCGCACCGAGGCGGCCCATCTGGTCCTCCTGGGCCGGGATGCCGCCGGTTTGGCCGCCACCGCCGAAGCCGTCCACCAGGCCGGAGGCACTGCTGAAACCCATGGCGCCGATGTGACCGACCGGGCCCGGCTGGCGGAGGTGGCCCGTGCCCTGCCGCCTCTGCATGGCCTGGTGGCCGCCGCGGGCATTTCGGGCATGACGCCGGTGGATGGGGATTCGGATGCCTTCTTCGATCAGATCCTGGCGGCAGACCTCACGGGCCCCTGGAACACCGTGCGGGCCTTCCTGCCCCGAATGGGCCACGGGGGCCGCATCGTGCTGGTCTCCAGCGTGCTGGGCCGCTTCGGGGTGCCGGGCTACGGGGCCTACTGCGCCGCCAAGCATGGCCTCATCGGCCTGGCCAAGGCCCTGGCGCTTGAACTCATCGACCGCGGCATTGTGGTGAACGCCGTGGCTCCGGGCTGGGTGGACACGGACATGGCGCAGACCGGCATCCGCCAGATCGCCGCGGCCACGGGTCAGACCGAGGCCGCGTTCCGGGCCCAGGCCGAGGCCGCCGTCCCCGTGAAGCGTTTCTTCCAGCCCGAGGAGATCGCCCATGGCGTCGCCTGGCTGCTGAACCCGGCCAACACCATGCAGGTGGGCCAGTGCCTCAACCTGGATGGCGGGGTCGTACAGGTTTAG
- a CDS encoding DUF4126 domain-containing protein, with protein sequence MNPLQTLVAILGLSTVSGINLYLTVLLVGLGQRFGWIHGLPPDLAILSHPLVLAVAGLLFLLEFLADKVPFVTPLWDGVHTFIRPVGGALLALGAAADLHPVAKVLAMLAGGTIALSTHGSKMGLRLLAHVAPEPTSHIAISVAEDVGVVALLALAYSHPAIALAVLAAILLGTALLLPLLRRSLVLALHGCRSAMRALAGIDSRPQPVPWVELAALEQGIAPPPENPSLALPCFARRVKGVPRFQSAYLTRVDGHWHLIYRRWFRTRSLPFEGGPLRTFPGFPWDRALFLREGKPQLLLLGREWRRVFQAETGAQL encoded by the coding sequence ATGAACCCTCTGCAGACCCTCGTCGCCATCCTGGGCCTCTCGACGGTCTCGGGAATCAACCTCTACCTGACGGTGCTCCTGGTGGGCCTGGGCCAGCGCTTCGGCTGGATCCATGGCCTGCCCCCGGATCTGGCCATCCTCAGCCACCCTCTGGTGCTCGCTGTGGCGGGGCTCCTCTTCCTCCTGGAATTCCTGGCGGACAAGGTGCCCTTCGTGACGCCCCTCTGGGATGGGGTCCACACCTTCATCCGGCCTGTGGGCGGAGCCCTGCTGGCCCTGGGCGCGGCGGCGGACCTGCATCCCGTGGCCAAGGTACTGGCCATGCTGGCCGGCGGCACCATCGCCCTCAGCACCCATGGCAGCAAGATGGGCCTGCGCCTGCTGGCCCATGTGGCGCCCGAGCCCACCAGCCACATCGCCATCAGCGTGGCGGAGGATGTGGGCGTGGTGGCCCTGCTGGCACTGGCCTACAGCCATCCGGCCATCGCCCTGGCCGTGCTGGCCGCGATCCTGCTCGGCACGGCCCTGCTGCTGCCGCTGCTCCGGCGCAGCCTGGTGCTGGCGCTGCACGGCTGCCGCAGCGCGATGCGGGCCCTGGCCGGCATCGACAGCCGCCCTCAGCCCGTCCCCTGGGTGGAACTGGCGGCCCTGGAGCAGGGCATCGCGCCGCCTCCGGAGAACCCTTCCCTGGCCCTGCCCTGTTTCGCCCGCCGGGTGAAGGGGGTGCCCCGCTTTCAGTCGGCCTACCTGACGCGCGTGGACGGGCACTGGCACCTGATCTACCGGCGCTGGTTCCGCACCCGCAGCCTGCCCTTCGAGGGCGGGCCTCTGCGAACGTTCCCGGGCTTTCCCTGGGACCGGGCCCTGTTTCTCCGGGAAGGGAAACCCCAGCTGCTCCTCCTCGGGCGGGAGTGGCGCAGGGTCTTCCAGGCTGAGACCGGCGCGCAACTTTGA
- a CDS encoding M13 family metallopeptidase — MRRLITPLALCLTVPALVASAPKQGGAASQGLDVAGMDRRVAPGEDFYAYANGAWVKRTVIPADRGAFGVGDEVADLTDKRTAALIKAAAASKAPTGSDLRKIGDYYTSFMDEKGIEAKGLKPLAPAFKAIADIQNRQQLAQYLGTTLRADVDVLNATNYYTANLFGLWVAQDLDEPTRYSPFLLQGGLGLPERSYYLDPAEGMAKVRTQYLAHVTAMLKLAGLADPATRAAAVVALETRMAKVHASREESGDVLKGNNHWSRADFAAKAPGLDWEAFFAAAQLKQADTFVVWQPAAFTGLSALTAEAPLDTWKDYLTFHTLQSRVQVLPKAVVNQSFSFYGKVLNGATQARPRWQIGVAATNQALGEVVGKAFVAKYFPPAEKARAEQMVAHIIEAFRARIEHLDWMSPATKAKAVAKLATLKVGVGYPDRWQDYSGLEILAGDAFGNAERAGRFEYLRNVKKLGQPIDRTEWVMTPQTVNAVNLPVMNALNFPAAILQPPYFDPKRPMVMDYGSIGAVIGHEISHSFDDSGSLFDATGKLNNWWTPEDLKHFEASANQLVKQFDAYRPFPDIHINGKQTLGENIADVAGLAAAYDAYLLSLGGQPAPKVHGFTGDQQFFISYAQSWREKTREPRLRQQILTDGHAPAEYRPFTVRNLDSWYTAFQVKPGQALYLEPKDRVKVW; from the coding sequence ATGCGCCGACTGATCACCCCCCTGGCCCTCTGTTTGACGGTTCCCGCCCTGGTGGCATCCGCCCCTAAACAAGGGGGTGCGGCCTCGCAGGGCCTCGATGTGGCAGGCATGGATCGCCGCGTGGCGCCCGGGGAGGATTTCTACGCCTACGCCAACGGTGCCTGGGTGAAGCGCACGGTGATCCCCGCGGACCGGGGCGCCTTCGGCGTGGGCGACGAGGTGGCGGATCTCACGGACAAGCGCACGGCCGCCCTCATCAAGGCCGCCGCCGCGTCCAAGGCGCCCACGGGCTCGGACCTGCGCAAGATCGGCGACTACTACACCAGCTTCATGGATGAAAAGGGCATCGAAGCCAAGGGCCTGAAGCCCCTCGCTCCGGCCTTCAAGGCCATCGCGGACATCCAGAACCGGCAGCAGCTGGCTCAGTATCTGGGTACCACCCTGCGTGCCGATGTCGATGTGCTGAACGCCACCAACTACTACACGGCGAACCTCTTCGGCCTCTGGGTGGCCCAGGATCTGGATGAGCCCACCCGCTATTCGCCCTTCCTCCTGCAGGGTGGCCTGGGCCTGCCGGAACGCAGCTATTACCTGGATCCCGCTGAGGGCATGGCCAAGGTGCGCACCCAGTATCTGGCCCACGTCACGGCCATGCTGAAGCTGGCGGGCCTCGCCGATCCGGCCACCCGCGCGGCGGCGGTGGTGGCGTTGGAAACCCGCATGGCCAAGGTGCACGCCAGCCGCGAGGAATCCGGCGATGTGCTGAAGGGCAACAACCACTGGAGCCGCGCCGATTTCGCGGCCAAAGCCCCGGGCCTCGATTGGGAGGCCTTCTTCGCCGCGGCCCAGCTCAAGCAGGCCGATACATTCGTGGTCTGGCAGCCTGCGGCCTTCACTGGCCTATCGGCCCTGACCGCCGAGGCTCCCCTCGACACTTGGAAGGACTACCTCACCTTCCACACGCTCCAGAGCCGCGTGCAGGTGCTGCCCAAGGCCGTCGTGAACCAATCCTTCTCCTTCTACGGCAAGGTGCTCAACGGCGCCACCCAGGCGAGGCCCCGCTGGCAGATTGGCGTCGCCGCGACCAACCAGGCCCTGGGCGAGGTGGTGGGCAAGGCCTTCGTCGCAAAGTATTTCCCGCCCGCCGAAAAGGCCCGCGCCGAGCAGATGGTGGCCCACATCATCGAAGCCTTCCGCGCCCGCATCGAACACCTGGATTGGATGTCGCCCGCCACCAAGGCCAAGGCCGTCGCCAAGCTGGCCACCCTCAAGGTGGGCGTGGGCTACCCGGACCGCTGGCAGGACTACAGCGGACTGGAGATCCTGGCCGGTGATGCCTTCGGCAACGCCGAGCGCGCGGGCCGCTTTGAATACCTGCGCAACGTGAAGAAGCTGGGCCAACCCATCGACCGCACCGAATGGGTGATGACGCCGCAGACCGTGAACGCCGTGAACCTGCCGGTGATGAACGCCCTCAACTTCCCCGCGGCCATCCTGCAGCCGCCCTACTTCGATCCCAAGCGCCCCATGGTCATGGACTACGGCTCCATCGGCGCCGTCATCGGCCACGAGATCAGCCACAGCTTCGATGATTCCGGCTCGCTCTTCGATGCCACCGGCAAGCTGAACAACTGGTGGACGCCCGAGGACCTCAAGCACTTCGAAGCCTCCGCCAACCAGCTGGTGAAGCAGTTCGACGCCTACCGCCCCTTCCCGGACATCCACATCAACGGCAAGCAGACGCTGGGCGAGAACATCGCCGATGTGGCAGGCCTGGCCGCCGCCTACGACGCCTACCTCCTCTCCCTGGGCGGCCAGCCCGCGCCGAAGGTGCACGGATTCACCGGCGACCAGCAGTTCTTCATCAGCTACGCCCAGAGCTGGCGCGAGAAGACACGCGAACCGCGGCTCCGCCAGCAGATCCTCACCGATGGCCACGCCCCCGCCGAATACCGGCCCTTCACCGTGCGCAACCTGGACAGCTGGTACACCGCCTTCCAGGTAAAACCGGGACAGGCCCTCTACCTCGAACCCAAAGACCGCGTGAAGGTCTGGTAG
- a CDS encoding isochorismatase family protein, whose protein sequence is MPLLDASRSILVLIDFQGKLVHMVHRPAMVLETARRLMRLADLFAVPVVLTEQYPKGIGPTEEGLRALYDGLSTPKYFLEKTAFGCCGDAGFESLLQQARPGLPAGKRQVVIAGIEAHVCVMQTVLELLASGHEVHLCWDGISGRGEEYRRHALERMVAAGATITNHESVAFEWARDKNHPQFKALSALMKEGQP, encoded by the coding sequence ATGCCGCTTCTTGATGCCTCCCGCAGCATCCTGGTGCTCATCGATTTCCAGGGCAAGCTCGTGCACATGGTGCACCGCCCGGCCATGGTGCTGGAAACGGCGCGACGCCTCATGCGTCTCGCCGACCTCTTCGCCGTGCCCGTGGTGCTGACCGAGCAGTACCCCAAGGGCATCGGCCCCACCGAGGAAGGCTTGCGCGCCCTGTACGACGGCCTCAGCACGCCGAAGTACTTCCTGGAGAAGACCGCCTTCGGCTGCTGTGGCGACGCGGGGTTCGAGAGCCTCCTCCAGCAGGCGCGGCCGGGACTTCCGGCTGGGAAGCGCCAGGTGGTCATCGCGGGCATCGAGGCCCACGTCTGCGTCATGCAGACGGTGCTGGAGCTGCTGGCATCTGGCCATGAGGTGCACCTCTGCTGGGATGGCATCAGCGGCCGGGGCGAGGAATACCGTCGCCACGCCCTCGAGCGCATGGTTGCCGCGGGCGCCACGATCACCAACCATGAGTCCGTGGCCTTCGAGTGGGCCCGCGACAAGAACCATCCGCAGTTCAAGGCGCTCTCAGCGCTCATGAAGGAAGGCCAACCCTAG
- a CDS encoding ATP-binding protein — protein sequence MENPLVKEHLERMRAQGLILPEGPAWEAFLEDIEAGLSAAAGQSQSAQALSATTTRLVALMENLQAAVLVESPDHRVALANTTFCQMFGLEHTSWSLVQQDAIECLAQCAECLLDPMQLLTVADADARTDSVFTLSDLRFRDGRTLSLELVPIRLGGEGFGHLWMFHDITVRKLDEQRFAAAAEELAASRDKAVDLANLKSDFLANMSHEIRTPMNGIIGMAGLLGDTQLAEQQREYLETIRSCGESLLALLNDILDFSKIEAGKLSIESIDFDLFEVIDDLMSILGANAFNKGVELVSYIAPNVPRAVKGDPVRLRQILSNLVDNGLKFTSQGFLEVRVGLAQDGEEDVLLRFEIEDTGPGMKPEALPRLFQSFSQEDTPTTRKFGGTGLGLAICRRLCELMGGSIEAESQLGRGSIFRFTLRVARQKPGHGMPDLATMPPVFLVGLPPALYRSLRVQLGAWGLRADHLSPVPDSLDLLQSLPEAWVLGCQGGGGLSKTFFQGLREDPKLSRSVRSLILTSRYSASQQKDARQAGFKELIGMPVRSGQLLDLLSGAPRRKGAAEGAPLAPVAAELGAPRLLLAEDNPVNQRLALAVLKKCGYEVDAVSNGLEALNAAMAHSYGLILMDCQMPEMDGYEATRRIRERQVGRQRTPIVALTAHAMVGDREQCLECGMDDYLTKPLRPDALVATLNKWLQPPEEPAK from the coding sequence ATGGAGAATCCGCTGGTCAAGGAACACCTGGAGCGCATGCGGGCCCAAGGTTTGATCCTGCCGGAGGGCCCCGCGTGGGAGGCCTTCCTCGAGGACATCGAGGCGGGGTTATCGGCCGCCGCGGGGCAGTCCCAGAGCGCCCAGGCACTCAGTGCCACCACCACGCGGCTGGTGGCCCTCATGGAAAACCTGCAGGCGGCGGTGCTCGTGGAAAGCCCGGATCATCGGGTGGCGCTGGCCAATACGACGTTCTGCCAGATGTTCGGGCTGGAACACACATCCTGGTCGCTGGTGCAGCAGGATGCCATCGAGTGTCTGGCGCAGTGTGCCGAGTGCCTGTTGGATCCCATGCAACTGCTGACCGTCGCGGATGCCGACGCCCGTACAGATTCGGTGTTCACCTTATCGGACCTGCGCTTCCGGGATGGCCGCACACTGTCTCTGGAACTGGTGCCCATCCGTCTTGGGGGTGAAGGCTTCGGCCACCTCTGGATGTTCCACGACATCACCGTTCGCAAGCTCGATGAGCAGCGCTTCGCGGCTGCGGCGGAAGAGCTTGCCGCTTCGCGGGACAAGGCCGTGGATCTGGCGAACCTCAAATCGGATTTTCTCGCCAACATGAGCCACGAGATCCGCACGCCCATGAATGGCATCATCGGCATGGCGGGACTGCTGGGCGACACCCAGCTGGCGGAGCAGCAGCGCGAGTACCTGGAGACCATCCGCAGCTGCGGGGAGAGCCTGCTGGCGCTGCTCAACGACATCCTGGATTTCTCCAAGATCGAAGCGGGCAAGCTCAGCATCGAAAGCATCGACTTCGACCTGTTCGAAGTGATCGATGACCTGATGTCCATTCTGGGAGCCAATGCCTTCAACAAGGGCGTGGAGCTGGTGTCCTACATCGCACCCAATGTGCCGCGCGCGGTGAAGGGCGATCCGGTCCGCCTGCGCCAGATCCTCAGCAACCTGGTGGACAACGGCCTGAAGTTCACCTCCCAGGGCTTCCTGGAAGTCCGGGTGGGCCTCGCGCAAGACGGCGAGGAGGACGTGCTGCTGCGCTTCGAGATCGAGGACACGGGCCCCGGCATGAAACCGGAGGCCCTGCCGCGCCTGTTCCAGTCCTTCTCTCAGGAGGATACTCCCACCACCCGCAAGTTCGGCGGCACCGGGCTGGGGTTGGCCATTTGCAGGCGGTTGTGCGAACTCATGGGCGGTTCCATCGAAGCGGAAAGCCAGTTGGGCCGGGGCAGCATCTTCCGTTTCACGCTGCGCGTGGCCCGTCAGAAGCCAGGCCATGGTATGCCCGATCTCGCCACCATGCCACCCGTCTTCCTGGTGGGACTGCCACCGGCCCTGTACCGCAGCCTGCGCGTGCAGTTGGGGGCCTGGGGCCTTCGCGCCGACCACCTGTCGCCGGTACCCGATAGTCTCGACCTGCTGCAGTCCCTGCCCGAGGCCTGGGTGCTGGGTTGCCAGGGCGGTGGCGGCCTCAGCAAAACCTTCTTCCAGGGACTTCGGGAAGATCCGAAACTGTCTCGCTCCGTGCGCAGCCTCATCCTTACCAGCCGCTATTCCGCGTCCCAGCAGAAGGATGCGCGTCAGGCGGGCTTCAAGGAGCTCATCGGCATGCCTGTCCGCAGTGGCCAGTTGCTGGATCTGCTCAGCGGCGCTCCCCGCCGCAAAGGCGCCGCCGAAGGTGCCCCGCTGGCCCCGGTGGCGGCAGAGTTGGGTGCGCCCCGACTGCTGCTGGCCGAGGACAACCCGGTGAATCAGCGGCTGGCCCTGGCGGTGCTCAAGAAATGCGGCTACGAGGTAGATGCCGTCTCGAACGGGCTGGAGGCGCTCAACGCGGCCATGGCCCATTCCTATGGGTTGATCCTCATGGACTGCCAGATGCCGGAGATGGATGGCTACGAGGCCACGCGGCGCATCCGTGAGCGCCAGGTGGGGCGCCAACGCACACCCATCGTGGCGCTCACCGCCCACGCCATGGTGGGCGACCGGGAACAGTGCCTGGAGTGCGGCATGGACGACTACCTCACGAAGCCCCTGCGTCCCGATGCGCTGGTGGCCACCCTGAACAAGTGGCTGCAACCCCCGGAGGAACCCGCCAAGTAG
- a CDS encoding uracil-DNA glycosylase family protein has translation MPRPISRPLPQAESPTGSRIQGHAVPALFPEKGSVSVMLFGEAPGPRGADQSGIPFWGDGAGITVYRALATTGRAEVPEAAWEDWNGGRFRTLGLRPKLHGTALSNAYPACPTKDGEHFHAPSNRDLLAPANLARLSEELGRARADRSFPLQVIAFGKRAEWVLSRLPEAASFELHALPHPSAQGLLQGAPNRGKGLKLEDLREAWQARLVALLSLR, from the coding sequence ATGCCCCGCCCCATTTCACGTCCCCTGCCACAGGCGGAATCGCCCACCGGTTCTCGCATTCAGGGCCACGCTGTACCCGCCCTGTTCCCGGAAAAGGGGTCCGTCTCGGTCATGCTCTTCGGGGAGGCACCCGGTCCCCGAGGCGCCGACCAATCGGGCATTCCCTTCTGGGGCGATGGCGCGGGCATCACGGTGTATCGCGCCCTGGCCACCACCGGGCGGGCCGAGGTGCCAGAGGCTGCGTGGGAGGATTGGAATGGTGGAAGGTTCCGGACTCTGGGCCTGCGGCCCAAGCTGCACGGCACGGCCCTCAGCAATGCCTATCCCGCCTGCCCCACCAAGGATGGGGAGCATTTCCACGCCCCCTCCAACCGCGACCTGCTGGCCCCCGCCAACCTGGCCCGGCTGTCTGAAGAATTGGGCCGGGCCAGGGCAGACCGCAGCTTTCCGCTGCAAGTCATCGCCTTTGGCAAACGCGCCGAGTGGGTGCTGAGCCGTCTGCCCGAGGCCGCCTCCTTCGAGTTGCACGCCCTGCCCCACCCCAGCGCCCAGGGCCTGCTTCAGGGCGCACCCAATCGCGGCAAGGGCTTGAAGCTGGAGGATCTGAGAGAAGCCTGGCAGGCCCGGTTGGTGGCCCTTCTCAGCCTGCGCTGA
- a CDS encoding pitrilysin family protein produces the protein MPFSRRFTLPLCGALAFVLVAGDAPKPAAPAVKVAAKGKAAKPVAPAILPAPVKGPSVEGITEYRLANGLRVLLFPDPSKPTITTNITYLVGSRHESYGETGMAHLLEHLVFKPSKNFSGKNGQLNIVQALNKVGARFNGTTSLDRTNYFVTFPATDENLKLILDMEADRMVNANIDQNDLWNPAEKKGEMTVVRNEMEGGENNPLEITMERTAASAYEWHNYGKSTIGARTDVEHVNIDHLRAFYRNYYQPDNAVFLVAGKFDEASTLALINERFGRIPKPSRVIEPTYTLDPTQDGERSVMVRRVGDVQILMAAYHIPAGTDAASPALAILGQILADTPAGRLHKALVDTKRAAFVFADIQGNKEPGLALFATQLPKDSNLEEAKAILLKTIEEAAAQPFTQEELDRAKQQILKQVDLNLNQSDRLGVALSEYIAQGDWRLFFLQRDQIKQVTLDQVREAAAKYFKRENRTLGQFIPTEKPDRAEIPAIADAEALVKNYKGQAAVAKGDAFDASPAHIDATTQRFVSAAGMKVALLPKKTRGESVSLQLNLHLGSEASLKGKDIAGSLAAQMLMRGSAKHSRQQIQDELDHLKAELSLGGDAETVRASLTTVRAHLPAVLDLLAELLKQPAYDQDEFAKLVNESSASIEASRKEPGMVAQMALRTHLDPFPQGHVRHVLSIDESIAAIKGAKLEEVKAFHQAFYGASAAELSVVGDFDAAAIQSQVQALFGSWKAPEAFQRIPGKLKTDAAPLNARLETPEKAQAFFLATLSLPVKDSDADYPALVLGNHLLGGGAINSRIANRLRQKEGLSYGAGSQLMASAQDQVGQWLAYAIYAPENLERLEAAFREELTLALDKGFTAEEIAAAKTSWLQAQATGRAQDRPLAGRLSADQFNGRTQAFQADLESKVQALGNDQILAALRKYFAVDKLNIARAGDFAKSAKK, from the coding sequence ATGCCCTTCTCCCGTCGATTCACGCTGCCCCTGTGCGGGGCCCTGGCCTTCGTGCTGGTGGCAGGAGATGCCCCCAAGCCTGCAGCACCGGCCGTGAAAGTCGCGGCCAAGGGCAAGGCCGCCAAGCCGGTGGCGCCCGCCATCCTGCCCGCACCCGTGAAGGGCCCCTCGGTGGAAGGCATCACCGAATACCGCCTGGCCAACGGCCTGCGTGTGCTCCTCTTCCCCGATCCCAGCAAGCCCACCATCACCACCAACATCACCTACCTCGTGGGCAGCCGCCACGAGAGCTACGGCGAAACGGGCATGGCCCACCTGCTGGAGCACCTGGTCTTCAAGCCCAGCAAGAACTTCAGCGGCAAGAATGGCCAGCTGAACATCGTGCAGGCCCTGAACAAGGTGGGCGCCCGCTTCAACGGCACCACCTCGCTGGACCGCACCAACTACTTCGTGACCTTCCCCGCCACGGACGAGAACCTGAAGCTCATCCTCGACATGGAAGCGGATCGCATGGTTAATGCCAACATCGACCAGAACGACCTGTGGAATCCCGCCGAGAAGAAGGGCGAGATGACCGTGGTGCGCAACGAAATGGAGGGGGGCGAAAACAACCCCCTCGAGATCACCATGGAGCGCACCGCCGCCTCTGCCTACGAGTGGCACAACTACGGCAAGTCCACCATCGGCGCCCGCACCGACGTGGAGCACGTGAACATCGACCACCTGCGGGCTTTCTACCGCAATTACTACCAGCCGGATAACGCGGTGTTCCTCGTGGCGGGCAAGTTCGACGAGGCCAGCACCCTGGCGTTGATCAACGAGCGCTTCGGCCGCATCCCCAAACCATCACGGGTCATCGAGCCCACCTACACACTGGATCCCACCCAGGACGGTGAACGCTCTGTCATGGTCCGCCGCGTGGGCGATGTGCAGATCCTCATGGCCGCCTACCACATCCCCGCGGGCACGGATGCGGCTTCTCCCGCCCTGGCCATTCTCGGCCAGATCTTGGCCGACACGCCGGCCGGCCGCCTGCACAAGGCCCTGGTGGACACCAAGCGTGCCGCCTTCGTGTTCGCCGACATCCAGGGCAACAAGGAGCCCGGTCTGGCCCTCTTTGCCACCCAGCTCCCGAAGGATTCCAACCTGGAGGAAGCCAAGGCCATCCTGCTCAAAACCATTGAGGAGGCCGCTGCCCAGCCCTTCACCCAGGAGGAGCTGGACCGCGCCAAGCAGCAGATCCTGAAGCAGGTGGACCTCAACCTGAACCAGAGTGACCGCCTGGGCGTGGCCCTGTCGGAGTACATCGCCCAGGGCGACTGGCGCCTCTTCTTCCTGCAGCGCGACCAGATCAAGCAGGTCACCCTCGACCAGGTGCGCGAGGCCGCCGCCAAGTATTTCAAGCGTGAGAACCGCACCCTCGGCCAGTTCATTCCCACGGAGAAGCCCGACCGCGCCGAGATCCCCGCCATCGCCGATGCCGAAGCCCTGGTGAAGAATTACAAGGGACAGGCCGCCGTGGCCAAGGGCGATGCCTTTGACGCCTCGCCCGCCCACATCGATGCCACCACCCAGCGCTTCGTCAGCGCCGCCGGGATGAAGGTGGCCCTGCTGCCCAAGAAGACCCGCGGGGAAAGCGTCAGCCTGCAGCTGAACCTCCACCTGGGCAGCGAAGCCAGCCTGAAGGGCAAGGACATCGCCGGTTCCCTGGCGGCGCAGATGCTCATGCGCGGCAGCGCCAAGCACAGCCGCCAGCAGATCCAAGACGAGCTGGACCACCTGAAGGCGGAGTTGTCCCTGGGTGGTGATGCGGAAACGGTGCGCGCCTCGCTGACCACGGTGCGGGCCCACCTGCCCGCCGTGCTCGACCTGCTTGCGGAACTCCTGAAACAGCCGGCCTACGATCAGGACGAGTTCGCCAAGCTGGTGAATGAATCGTCTGCCTCCATCGAAGCCAGCCGCAAGGAGCCCGGCATGGTGGCCCAGATGGCCCTGCGCACCCACCTGGATCCCTTCCCGCAGGGCCACGTGCGGCACGTCCTCAGCATCGACGAGAGCATCGCGGCCATCAAGGGCGCCAAGCTCGAAGAGGTCAAGGCCTTCCACCAGGCCTTCTACGGCGCCTCGGCCGCCGAGCTGTCCGTGGTCGGCGATTTCGATGCCGCCGCCATCCAGTCCCAGGTGCAGGCTCTGTTCGGCTCCTGGAAGGCGCCCGAAGCCTTCCAGCGCATCCCCGGAAAGTTGAAGACGGATGCGGCCCCCCTGAATGCCCGCCTCGAAACGCCTGAGAAGGCCCAGGCCTTCTTCCTGGCCACCCTGTCCCTCCCCGTGAAGGACAGCGATGCCGATTACCCCGCCCTGGTGCTGGGCAACCACCTTCTGGGCGGCGGCGCCATCAACAGCCGCATCGCCAACCGCCTGCGGCAGAAGGAGGGCCTCTCCTACGGTGCGGGCTCCCAGCTCATGGCCAGTGCGCAGGATCAGGTGGGCCAGTGGCTGGCCTATGCCATCTACGCGCCCGAAAACCTGGAGCGCCTGGAAGCCGCCTTCCGCGAAGAGCTGACCCTGGCTCTGGACAAGGGCTTCACGGCCGAAGAGATCGCCGCCGCCAAGACCAGCTGGCTGCAGGCCCAGGCCACCGGCCGGGCTCAGGATCGTCCCCTCGCTGGTCGGCTCAGCGCCGATCAGTTCAATGGCCGCACCCAGGCCTTCCAGGCCGATCTGGAATCCAAGGTGCAGGCCCTGGGCAATGACCAGATCCTGGCTGCGCTCCGCAAGTATTTCGCCGTGGACAAACTGAACATTGCCCGCGCGGGCGACTTCGCCAAGTCCGCCAAGAAGTAG